One region of Gloeocapsopsis sp. IPPAS B-1203 genomic DNA includes:
- a CDS encoding cellulase family glycosylhydrolase, whose amino-acid sequence MIRNRYSLNILLGTLAIWGISLTAIAHKTIAAPPPNIRVVGNKFQDSQGSTVVLRGVSLTDAEHISKNFGYKFIIDLLTDPSKNWYAKIVRVPVHPHTWLENEAFSQTKADRHFNQYLKPLIDYASSKGLYVIIDWHYVQDPRNKQSQTLAFWKYIAPKFSSYGNVLYEIYNENSSNASSGMTWSTWKNLAQPWINTIRSAGAPNIILICGPQYCQHMREAADAPFYDPMFPNSPNLAYVAHIYPSFYSRQNGSQRQKYEYEIGYLAQRYPVVVTEWGWDEDMSGTEVYGNQNTYGNELKKFIDDYGLSWTSWVASNNPWYPQLFYGDWTPRQGPRYHGSFTRDWLSERNSSPPSTKPSTVNFPIRIAAGSNTEFIASNGSKWNQDQGFLNGSTVNRGNIPIANTSNARLYQTERYGLTGYAFTIPNGNYLVKLHFAETYNGISAKGQRVFDVAIEEENLNNIDIYSEAKGRNIALVKSVNITVKDGQLNIKFIPRAQLPLINALEIIPVTK is encoded by the coding sequence GTGATAAGAAATCGCTATTCCCTAAATATTTTATTAGGAACGCTAGCAATTTGGGGAATAAGTCTAACTGCAATTGCTCACAAGACTATTGCTGCTCCACCACCAAATATTAGAGTAGTAGGCAACAAATTCCAAGATTCTCAAGGTAGTACTGTGGTATTGCGCGGAGTTAGTCTTACAGATGCAGAACATATTAGTAAGAATTTTGGCTATAAATTTATAATTGATTTACTCACAGATCCGAGTAAAAACTGGTACGCCAAAATTGTTCGCGTTCCTGTTCATCCTCATACTTGGTTAGAAAACGAAGCCTTTTCTCAAACTAAGGCAGATCGTCACTTCAATCAATACTTAAAACCTTTGATAGACTACGCTAGCTCAAAAGGATTATATGTCATTATAGATTGGCATTATGTGCAAGATCCACGCAACAAGCAAAGTCAAACACTTGCCTTTTGGAAGTACATTGCACCTAAATTTAGTTCTTACGGCAATGTTCTCTACGAAATATACAATGAAAACTCTAGCAATGCTAGCAGCGGGATGACTTGGAGTACTTGGAAAAATCTAGCACAACCTTGGATAAATACAATTCGATCTGCTGGTGCACCAAACATTATTCTAATCTGTGGTCCTCAGTACTGTCAGCATATGCGAGAGGCAGCTGATGCTCCATTTTACGATCCTATGTTTCCTAATTCGCCAAATTTAGCTTATGTTGCACATATTTATCCAAGCTTCTATTCACGGCAGAATGGTTCACAGCGACAAAAGTATGAATACGAAATAGGCTACTTGGCTCAACGTTACCCAGTTGTCGTAACTGAGTGGGGCTGGGATGAAGATATGTCAGGCACTGAAGTTTATGGAAATCAAAATACTTATGGAAATGAATTAAAGAAATTTATTGATGACTATGGCTTAAGTTGGACAAGTTGGGTAGCAAGTAATAACCCTTGGTATCCACAGTTATTTTATGGTGATTGGACTCCTCGACAAGGTCCTCGATATCATGGAAGTTTCACGCGAGATTGGTTGTCCGAACGCAATAGTAGCCCACCATCAACAAAACCATCAACGGTAAACTTCCCAATCCGCATCGCAGCAGGAAGCAATACAGAGTTTATTGCATCTAATGGTAGTAAATGGAACCAAGATCAAGGTTTTTTAAATGGTTCAACTGTGAACCGTGGTAATATTCCAATTGCTAATACATCCAATGCTAGACTTTACCAAACTGAACGTTATGGATTAACAGGTTATGCGTTCACAATTCCTAATGGTAACTATCTTGTCAAACTACACTTTGCAGAAACTTACAATGGTATTTCAGCGAAAGGACAACGCGTATTTGATGTAGCCATAGAAGAGGAAAACCTGAATAACATTGATATATACTCAGAAGCAAAAGGTAGAAATATTGCACTAGTCAAATCAGTCAATATCACTGTAAAAGATGGTCAATTAAATATCAAATTTATACCACGCGCTCAGTTACCATTGATTAATGCCTTGGAAATAATACCTGTAACAAAATGA
- a CDS encoding phycobilisome protein, whose translation MLTQLSRLSVEADGRYATAEELQFINNYFQTFDWRLSAYEKITKAEAEILARTEAKMRDIDPSLFQNASGDFTPTWRKDIIQLLTFATATLLVDDQERLREGMLIWHATIAKSYKFERTCKITFEVMPEVVKEFLTSEEAALFNPILTLNQIVLG comes from the coding sequence ATGTTGACACAACTATCTCGTTTAAGTGTAGAGGCAGATGGGCGATATGCGACTGCCGAAGAATTGCAATTTATTAACAACTATTTTCAGACTTTTGATTGGCGGTTGAGTGCATACGAAAAAATTACTAAGGCAGAAGCAGAAATTCTTGCTCGCACAGAAGCAAAAATGCGCGATATTGATCCAAGTTTATTTCAAAATGCTTCTGGAGATTTTACTCCAACATGGAGAAAAGATATTATTCAACTCCTAACATTTGCCACAGCTACTTTGTTAGTTGACGATCAAGAAAGACTCAGAGAAGGTATGCTAATTTGGCACGCTACGATCGCAAAGTCTTATAAATTTGAGCGCACTTGTAAGATAACTTTTGAAGTTATGCCAGAGGTAGTTAAAGAATTCTTAACTTCAGAAGAAGCTGCACTATTTAACCCAATTTTAACACTCAATCAAATCGTACTAGGATAA
- a CDS encoding 2Fe-2S iron-sulfur cluster-binding protein, translating to MAKTIKLESINQETSVQTNANILSALLANELDVLPECGGRGMCATCHVFIKKGMESLSPLSRREKRTLEVITQVQPNSRLACQALVVGEGVVVEMPSGTYVNAIEDIEALIGRRAEKDILHPLNGKVLVETGKLITRSMITQLQDSYTTAEEYLTQTREA from the coding sequence ATGGCAAAGACGATCAAGCTAGAATCCATTAATCAAGAAACATCAGTGCAAACAAATGCCAACATTTTATCTGCGTTGTTGGCAAATGAACTTGATGTCTTACCAGAATGTGGTGGGCGGGGAATGTGTGCTACTTGCCATGTTTTCATTAAAAAAGGTATGGAAAGCCTTTCACCACTCAGCCGCCGTGAAAAGCGCACGTTGGAAGTTATTACCCAGGTGCAACCAAATTCTCGTCTTGCTTGCCAAGCTTTAGTTGTGGGTGAGGGCGTTGTTGTAGAAATGCCCTCTGGAACATATGTTAATGCAATTGAGGATATTGAAGCATTAATTGGTCGTCGTGCCGAGAAGGACATTTTACATCCTCTCAATGGCAAGGTTTTAGTTGAAACTGGTAAATTGATTACTCGTTCAATGATTACTCAGTTGCAAGATAGTTACACCACAGCAGAGGAATATTTAACGCAAACTCGTGAAGCCTAA
- a CDS encoding DUF2231 domain-containing protein, translated as METQQTRGTPYPNIPPVIESDDREYRDPGVPSTVAIAGHPLHPLSVIFPIASLALALVTDAVYWFTRDPFWARGSFWLIVAGLVTGLIAAIIGMSDFLQIERVRKRSAGWAHMVINVSLLVLTAINLYIRLGNYEAAVLPWGLVISTIVGTLTSVSGWFGAELSYRHKIGVVGPGSRLQP; from the coding sequence ATGGAGACACAGCAAACAAGGGGAACACCATATCCCAATATTCCACCAGTTATAGAAAGTGACGATCGCGAATATCGCGATCCTGGCGTACCTAGTACAGTTGCGATCGCCGGACATCCACTACATCCGCTCAGCGTTATTTTTCCAATAGCATCTTTAGCATTAGCTTTAGTCACTGATGCTGTTTACTGGTTCACGCGCGATCCATTTTGGGCTAGAGGTTCATTTTGGCTGATTGTGGCAGGTTTAGTAACTGGGCTAATTGCTGCAATTATTGGTATGAGTGATTTTTTACAGATTGAGCGCGTCCGCAAACGTAGCGCTGGTTGGGCACATATGGTTATCAACGTGTCTTTACTCGTTTTGACGGCAATCAATTTATACATTCGTTTGGGAAACTATGAAGCAGCAGTACTGCCTTGGGGATTAGTTATTTCTACCATCGTTGGTACTCTCACAAGTGTTTCTGGATGGTTTGGTGCTGAATTATCCTACCGTCATAAAATCGGTGTAGTAGGACCAGGAAGCCGTCTTCAGCCGTAG
- a CDS encoding V4R domain-containing protein: MISVADLVKDKYLPGNYFASDAYIKGDFESGLIENRRGDRLLALPETFLKGIYISLEKEIGQASGIVLANCGRWWGKNFYARFVQEISDYYGKTLAEMEMVEFLQCLKQCWKTHGWGTFDLDISYYQQGFLVVKTTNSPFAAVAPKSHQPACFLETGILRAFFSQLTGRDLDCVQTTCESLGSDCNYFVLGLAHRLKPVTTWLEQDHATIMQQLCNS, from the coding sequence ATGATTAGTGTTGCAGATTTAGTTAAAGATAAATATTTACCTGGCAACTATTTTGCTTCGGATGCATACATCAAAGGTGATTTTGAATCAGGTTTAATTGAAAATCGTCGAGGCGATCGCCTACTTGCTTTACCAGAAACTTTCCTAAAAGGAATTTACATAAGTTTAGAAAAAGAAATTGGTCAAGCTAGTGGTATTGTACTTGCTAACTGTGGTCGTTGGTGGGGTAAGAACTTTTACGCCCGATTTGTTCAAGAAATCAGTGACTACTACGGTAAAACATTAGCTGAAATGGAAATGGTAGAGTTTCTTCAGTGTTTAAAGCAATGCTGGAAAACTCACGGTTGGGGAACATTTGATTTAGATATTAGTTATTACCAACAAGGATTTCTTGTCGTAAAAACTACCAATTCTCCTTTTGCTGCTGTTGCACCTAAAAGTCATCAACCAGCCTGTTTTTTGGAAACAGGTATCCTAAGAGCTTTTTTTAGTCAGCTAACAGGGCGCGATCTCGACTGCGTGCAAACCACTTGTGAATCTTTAGGCTCTGATTGCAACTATTTTGTCTTAGGTTTAGCCCATCGTCTTAAACCTGTAACTACCTGGCTAGAACAAGACCATGCAACCATTATGCAGCAGCTATGTAATAGCTAA
- a CDS encoding phycobilisome protein: MYLEIQNLIYQAEAQYLPSQETAKFKKYTLSLKLRLAVYELFRDREIIIFQEIADKISTDFPQETRANLERVLKDWLLIVRYCAMAMLLNDTTFLRHRLLEWLTDLVQVQQRRTIDRKIYELLQIQLQQLFTSEQMALIAPFLEQANHTFSQDNLAHLAG, translated from the coding sequence ATGTATTTAGAAATTCAAAACTTAATTTATCAGGCTGAAGCACAATATCTACCTTCTCAAGAAACAGCAAAATTCAAAAAATATACATTGTCACTAAAATTACGATTAGCAGTTTATGAATTATTTCGCGATCGCGAAATAATTATTTTTCAAGAAATTGCCGATAAAATATCTACTGATTTTCCTCAAGAGACGCGAGCAAACCTAGAACGCGTGCTTAAAGATTGGTTATTAATTGTCCGCTATTGTGCTATGGCAATGCTGTTGAACGATACAACGTTTCTACGACATAGACTTTTAGAATGGCTGACAGATTTAGTACAAGTTCAGCAGCGAAGAACCATTGATCGAAAGATTTACGAATTATTGCAAATTCAACTGCAACAACTGTTCACAAGTGAACAAATGGCATTAATAGCACCTTTTTTAGAGCAAGCAAATCATACATTTTCGCAAGATAACTTAGCTCACTTAGCAGGATAA
- a CDS encoding SOS response-associated peptidase has translation MCGRYTLTQSAEAIAAAFGLDAVPEMELRYNIAPTQSVPVVLYSAEKQRQLKLMRWGLIPSWAEDASIGSRLINARSETVSEKPSFRAAFRRRRCLVVADGFYEWQRQEHKKQPYYFHLQNKQPFGFAGLWEHWQSSEGENIETCTILTTEANELMRPIHNRMPVILNSQDYALWLDTTAQQTELQHLFHPYSSQAMNSYPVSTLVNKPTNNSAECINSL, from the coding sequence ATGTGCGGAAGATATACTCTCACTCAGTCTGCTGAAGCGATCGCCGCCGCGTTTGGGCTAGATGCAGTACCAGAGATGGAACTCAGATATAATATTGCACCAACTCAATCAGTACCTGTAGTGTTGTATTCTGCTGAAAAGCAACGCCAGTTGAAACTAATGCGTTGGGGTTTAATTCCCTCATGGGCGGAAGACGCTAGTATTGGTTCGCGCTTGATTAATGCACGTTCAGAAACTGTTAGCGAGAAACCATCTTTTCGTGCAGCGTTTCGCCGACGCCGTTGTTTAGTGGTAGCAGATGGATTTTATGAATGGCAACGTCAAGAACATAAAAAACAACCATACTACTTTCATCTCCAGAATAAGCAACCATTTGGTTTTGCAGGGTTATGGGAACATTGGCAATCTTCAGAAGGAGAAAATATCGAAACTTGCACAATTCTAACGACAGAGGCTAACGAGTTAATGCGTCCTATTCACAATCGTATGCCAGTTATTTTAAACTCTCAAGATTATGCTCTTTGGTTAGATACCACCGCACAACAAACAGAATTGCAGCATTTGTTTCATCCATACTCATCACAAGCAATGAACTCCTACCCAGTGAGTACCTTGGTAAACAAACCAACTAATAATAGTGCCGAGTGTATTAATAGCTTATAG
- a CDS encoding acylphosphatase, whose product MLDSSISQARIQAHVLVSGRVQGVGFRMATYEMAQELGLNGWVRNLVDGCVEAVFEGSKDVVDKMVHWCHQGSCAAVVKDVTVEYKAPEGISKFSIRR is encoded by the coding sequence ATGCTCGATTCATCAATATCTCAAGCGCGTATTCAAGCTCATGTTTTAGTCTCTGGTAGAGTGCAAGGAGTCGGTTTTCGCATGGCAACCTATGAGATGGCTCAAGAGTTAGGGCTGAATGGTTGGGTACGCAATCTAGTGGATGGTTGCGTTGAAGCTGTTTTTGAAGGTAGTAAAGACGTAGTAGATAAAATGGTGCACTGGTGTCATCAAGGAAGTTGTGCTGCTGTCGTCAAAGATGTAACTGTTGAGTACAAAGCACCAGAGGGAATTTCTAAATTTAGTATCCGGCGTTGA
- a CDS encoding hemerythrin domain-containing protein — translation MDIIDLIKQKYQKLVDLLSELCSADPQKRYILFNQITQEITLLAQLEQQILYPFLRQRYPSNGEQIKINEEEYSQIQQFLEELELLSPASKEFTQKASDIHNLVKSYRQEKADILLEASKCLTNIERQQLSHELVERQDFLR, via the coding sequence ATGGATATTATTGATTTAATTAAGCAAAAATATCAAAAGTTAGTAGATTTACTATCAGAACTTTGTAGTGCAGATCCTCAGAAGAGGTATATTCTTTTCAATCAAATTACTCAAGAAATTACTTTACTTGCACAATTAGAGCAACAAATTCTTTATCCATTTTTGCGTCAAAGATACCCAAGCAATGGCGAGCAAATCAAGATAAATGAAGAAGAATATTCTCAAATTCAGCAGTTCCTAGAGGAGCTTGAGTTATTAAGCCCTGCTTCAAAAGAATTTACGCAAAAGGCCTCTGACATACACAATTTAGTCAAGTCTTACAGACAAGAAAAAGCAGATATTTTATTAGAAGCTAGCAAGTGTTTAACCAATATAGAACGACAACAACTTTCTCATGAACTTGTTGAAAGGCAAGATTTTTTGAGATAA
- a CDS encoding DUF1823 family protein — MPQMLPLCPETIWAIINDTIDDVTVNQLVWHYLGYRYDETIDMWDNTQVVDEWRDEYPQPPNFIESRPATVKLTRSIPPENKQLLKEKLGFSGYKIGEFGPRQTRRATVANWLLSYMQQNNKNA; from the coding sequence ATGCCTCAGATGTTACCACTGTGTCCAGAAACAATTTGGGCAATTATTAACGATACTATTGACGATGTCACAGTTAATCAATTGGTATGGCACTATTTAGGCTATCGTTACGATGAGACGATAGATATGTGGGATAACACACAAGTTGTAGATGAATGGCGTGATGAGTATCCACAACCACCAAACTTTATTGAAAGTCGTCCAGCCACAGTCAAGCTAACTCGTTCGATTCCTCCAGAAAACAAGCAACTTTTAAAAGAGAAACTCGGTTTTTCTGGCTATAAAATTGGTGAGTTTGGACCTCGCCAAACTCGTCGCGCAACAGTTGCAAATTGGTTATTAAGCTATATGCAGCAGAATAACAAAAATGCTTAG
- a CDS encoding DUF2993 domain-containing protein gives MFDQPGMGEEALNKVAEIGLASQLDEVENLDVDIKTDPLKLIQGEVDSVTIDGDGLVMQGDLRVEELDMQMSSVAINPLSVALGKIELTKPTEASVRAVLTEADINRAFNSSYVRQQLQQQQIHVDGQPVTVDAQQVDFRLPGGGKVVLNASIMLQETGETHQVAFSAVPCVSTSGQTVSLDNVEYGDTEELSPELTQALIAETSEILNLSNFDLEGMTLKINNLQVEAGKITLQAQARVEQIPSG, from the coding sequence ATGTTTGACCAACCTGGAATGGGAGAAGAAGCACTTAACAAAGTAGCCGAGATTGGGTTAGCGAGCCAGCTTGACGAAGTGGAAAACTTAGACGTAGATATTAAAACCGATCCACTAAAGCTTATTCAAGGAGAAGTTGACTCCGTCACCATTGATGGCGATGGCTTGGTAATGCAAGGCGATCTCCGAGTAGAAGAACTTGATATGCAAATGAGTAGCGTTGCTATCAATCCACTGAGTGTTGCTCTTGGTAAAATTGAACTCACTAAGCCGACAGAAGCTAGTGTTCGTGCTGTTTTGACAGAAGCAGATATCAACCGCGCATTCAATTCAAGTTATGTGCGCCAACAATTACAACAGCAGCAAATCCATGTGGATGGACAACCTGTAACTGTTGATGCTCAACAGGTAGATTTTCGCCTACCAGGAGGAGGTAAAGTAGTACTAAATGCCAGCATCATGCTGCAAGAAACAGGAGAAACGCATCAAGTTGCTTTTTCAGCTGTACCATGTGTCAGCACCAGCGGACAAACAGTCTCCTTAGATAATGTCGAATATGGAGATACAGAGGAACTGTCACCAGAACTAACTCAAGCTTTGATAGCAGAAACGAGTGAAATCTTAAATTTAAGCAACTTTGACTTGGAAGGAATGACGTTGAAGATTAACAATTTACAAGTAGAAGCAGGCAAAATAACTTTGCAGGCTCAAGCACGCGTAGAACAAATTCCTTCTGGTTAA
- a CDS encoding hemerythrin HHE cation-binding protein, with translation MATTLDETQRQAIASRLATLKAIQNLVISNEQTLSAIGDTDIRDRLQDMLRDDQKNLQVIEDSISKLGVSAEAPEKVHKLVETVQNLMTGDELSPYEKVFEHEKLKHQQAMTGLLVHKAAQVVGEDLEEAIGPLNQVNFENRAHQEQLKGVLEILSTRELVGKDPDQGVWGRVQDAVSALRGVFGSAAS, from the coding sequence ATGGCAACTACGCTTGATGAAACACAGCGCCAAGCGATCGCTAGCAGATTAGCTACTTTGAAAGCAATCCAAAATCTAGTCATTAGCAACGAGCAAACATTAAGTGCTATTGGTGATACAGATATTCGCGATCGCCTACAGGATATGCTGAGGGACGATCAAAAGAATCTTCAGGTTATCGAAGATAGTATATCTAAACTCGGTGTTTCGGCTGAGGCACCAGAAAAAGTTCACAAGCTGGTTGAGACTGTGCAAAACCTTATGACAGGTGACGAATTATCGCCATATGAGAAAGTATTCGAGCATGAAAAGTTAAAACACCAGCAAGCGATGACTGGTCTTTTAGTTCATAAAGCAGCTCAAGTTGTGGGAGAAGATTTAGAAGAAGCGATCGGACCTCTCAATCAAGTCAATTTTGAAAATAGAGCGCATCAAGAACAACTCAAAGGTGTTTTAGAAATTTTGAGTACCCGCGAACTTGTAGGAAAAGATCCTGACCAAGGTGTTTGGGGAAGAGTTCAAGATGCTGTTTCCGCTTTAAGAGGGGTATTTGGTAGCGCAGCTAGCTGA
- a CDS encoding hemerythrin domain-containing protein: MPVTLDDTKRSALGSKMADLKAIQELLIFSEQQLLSEVNDEEGKKDLQSMLESDQKNLGVIETAYIQYGVKGEPKQTTQQFVETVKKLMQGSELSTYEKAAQFELLKHKQFMTGVLIHKVAQVIGADVQAAISPINTVNFENRGHQEQFKVLLERLGVRELTGQEPDQGLLSRIQDAAAAATGVIGSVITQGSDKKDMNIQDIIRMDHAKVNTLYTEIGATNDPQKIQEYFGQMYKDLLVHAQAEEEVVYPAVRPYYGENDTQELYDEQAEMKKMLDQIKALDPASSQFKDQVKQLMDVVGDHIRQEESTMFTAIRNNFSDEQSEQLATKFKEAKSKLQDQMAAS, translated from the coding sequence ATGCCTGTAACATTAGATGATACAAAGCGCTCTGCACTTGGTAGTAAAATGGCAGATTTAAAAGCCATTCAAGAACTATTGATTTTTAGCGAGCAGCAGTTGTTGTCTGAAGTCAATGACGAGGAGGGTAAAAAAGACCTCCAGAGTATGCTTGAGTCTGACCAAAAGAACCTTGGCGTCATTGAAACAGCATACATTCAATATGGTGTCAAAGGAGAACCAAAGCAAACAACACAGCAGTTTGTAGAGACTGTCAAGAAGCTAATGCAAGGTTCTGAACTGAGCACTTATGAAAAAGCAGCACAGTTTGAACTTCTCAAGCACAAGCAGTTTATGACTGGGGTTCTAATTCACAAGGTAGCTCAAGTGATTGGTGCTGATGTCCAAGCGGCAATTAGTCCAATCAACACAGTTAACTTTGAAAATCGCGGTCATCAAGAGCAATTTAAAGTTCTGCTTGAACGCCTTGGTGTGAGAGAATTGACAGGACAAGAGCCTGACCAAGGATTACTATCTCGAATCCAGGATGCAGCTGCAGCTGCTACTGGTGTTATTGGTAGTGTAATTACTCAAGGTTCTGACAAAAAAGACATGAACATTCAGGATATTATCCGGATGGATCATGCGAAGGTGAATACTTTATATACAGAAATTGGGGCTACTAACGATCCTCAAAAAATTCAAGAGTACTTCGGTCAAATGTACAAGGATCTTCTGGTTCATGCACAAGCAGAAGAAGAAGTTGTTTATCCAGCCGTTCGTCCATACTATGGTGAAAATGACACCCAAGAATTGTATGACGAGCAAGCTGAGATGAAGAAAATGCTAGATCAAATCAAAGCTTTAGATCCTGCATCTTCTCAATTTAAGGATCAAGTTAAGCAACTCATGGATGTGGTAGGCGATCATATTCGCCAAGAAGAAAGTACAATGTTTACAGCGATCCGCAACAACTTTAGTGATGAACAAAGTGAGCAACTCGCTACAAAATTTAAAGAAGCTAAGAGTAAGTTGCAAGATCAAATGGCTGCTAGTTAG
- a CDS encoding tetratricopeptide repeat protein — protein sequence MLNEQAKLAKIVNSLQEIDRCNQTIQLDPSSAIAYYNRAQTYERLGEKAAAIADYNQAIRLNTNYTEAYYNRGLAYVDLGHKKQALQDFRAAAKLFFAKGDIENYQTAKSLCQEIHQLKTLNNDNNSSPIVENMFSATVN from the coding sequence TTGTTAAATGAACAGGCAAAACTTGCCAAGATTGTAAATTCTTTACAAGAAATCGACCGTTGTAATCAAACGATTCAACTCGATCCTAGTTCGGCTATAGCCTACTATAATCGCGCACAGACTTACGAACGGTTAGGAGAGAAAGCAGCAGCGATCGCCGACTATAATCAAGCTATTCGCCTAAATACTAACTATACAGAAGCTTACTACAATAGAGGACTTGCTTATGTAGACTTAGGACATAAAAAGCAAGCACTTCAAGATTTTCGCGCAGCTGCAAAACTATTTTTTGCCAAAGGTGATATTGAAAACTACCAAACAGCCAAATCTCTTTGTCAAGAAATACATCAATTAAAAACACTAAACAATGACAACAATAGTAGTCCAATAGTAGAAAATATGTTTTCTGCAACGGTAAATTAA
- a CDS encoding serine/threonine-protein kinase — protein MSSQYQIIDLLGQGQFGRVFKAIYIPTGSFVALKELEKKRFPTYKFLRELNFLTQLQHPNIVACQAIEHTEKGRYLVLDYWDGGNLRHLMQSNNAITVVQSLKIIADILSGLEYAHTHGIVHCDIKPENILLLQNEVGWTACLADFGIAMSQSSIEINLGSPAYMAPEQFYGQFLPTSDLYAVGVVLYEMLLGCRPFSGLLGELMPAHLTQPVEIPNTIPFLLRSTISTALQKLPARRFTSATEMLKSIQIALMVEQSSDNTDNQQI, from the coding sequence ATGAGTTCCCAATATCAAATTATAGATTTGCTAGGGCAAGGGCAATTTGGACGAGTTTTTAAAGCAATTTATATACCAACTGGTAGCTTTGTTGCTCTCAAAGAATTAGAAAAAAAGCGTTTTCCCACTTACAAATTTTTACGGGAGTTAAATTTTTTAACACAGTTACAACATCCTAACATTGTTGCTTGTCAAGCTATAGAGCATACTGAAAAAGGACGCTATTTAGTATTAGACTATTGGGATGGTGGTAATTTACGCCATCTTATGCAGTCAAACAATGCAATTACTGTAGTTCAAAGCTTGAAGATAATTGCAGATATTCTTTCTGGTTTAGAATACGCTCATACTCACGGTATTGTTCATTGTGATATTAAGCCAGAAAACATACTACTACTTCAAAATGAAGTAGGGTGGACAGCTTGTCTTGCTGATTTTGGAATAGCGATGAGCCAAAGTAGCATAGAAATTAATTTAGGATCGCCTGCATATATGGCTCCTGAACAATTTTATGGTCAATTCTTACCTACTTCTGATTTGTACGCAGTTGGAGTTGTACTTTACGAAATGCTATTAGGTTGTCGCCCCTTTTCTGGCTTACTTGGAGAATTAATGCCTGCACACCTAACTCAACCTGTAGAAATTCCTAATACTATTCCTTTTCTTCTGCGCTCTACTATATCAACAGCATTACAAAAGCTACCTGCGCGCCGCTTCACCTCTGCTACTGAGATGTTGAAATCAATACAAATAGCTTTAATGGTTGAACAAAGTTCAGATAACACAGATAATCAGCAAATATAA
- a CDS encoding V4R domain-containing protein, whose amino-acid sequence MIVTADSGLISNSKLVKKIIHPLKQKYAERHAHYRFEDFFHFQTDAGVVTDWNDGRNLFASEDFIIGLIEGLEEEIGSASTVVMYNIGYEWGNQDAQFFQNWFEKEYQKKILEANSMFMLEAWWWPFTTQGWGNWEVDMSEHKNGFMFVNIFDSAVARTLGDVGKPVCHIYAGLFAGFFSHVVNKSLSCIEIQCYSMGETYCKFLLGTKDRIDAATFWQNEGATARDIEKRLQHGELLR is encoded by the coding sequence ATGATTGTTACAGCAGATAGTGGACTTATTAGTAATAGCAAACTAGTCAAGAAGATAATTCATCCTCTTAAGCAGAAATATGCTGAAAGGCATGCTCATTACAGGTTTGAAGACTTTTTCCATTTTCAAACCGATGCGGGAGTTGTAACTGACTGGAATGATGGGCGCAATCTTTTTGCTAGTGAAGATTTCATTATCGGTTTAATTGAAGGCTTAGAAGAAGAAATTGGCAGTGCGTCTACTGTTGTGATGTACAACATTGGCTATGAATGGGGTAATCAAGACGCACAGTTTTTCCAAAATTGGTTTGAAAAAGAATATCAGAAAAAGATTCTCGAAGCTAACTCTATGTTTATGCTAGAGGCTTGGTGGTGGCCTTTTACTACCCAGGGTTGGGGTAACTGGGAAGTAGACATGAGCGAGCATAAAAATGGGTTTATGTTTGTGAATATTTTTGATTCTGCAGTTGCACGCACATTAGGCGATGTTGGAAAACCTGTATGCCATATTTATGCTGGTTTATTTGCTGGTTTCTTCAGTCATGTTGTAAACAAATCTCTTAGTTGTATTGAAATTCAGTGCTATTCAATGGGAGAAACTTATTGCAAATTCCTGTTAGGTACGAAAGATCGAATTGATGCTGCAACTTTTTGGCAAAATGAGGGGGCGACAGCAAGAGACATTGAGAAGCGATTGCAGCATGGAGAGCTTCTGAGATGA